A part of Maridesulfovibrio hydrothermalis AM13 = DSM 14728 genomic DNA contains:
- the dapB gene encoding 4-hydroxy-tetrahydrodipicolinate reductase, whose protein sequence is MTDIVIMGAKGRMGDTLVRLTQQSDDLNLAGVLERSGCEEGLDSLNCVCGTSPEEVLTKVPGAVVIDFTAPAVTLKLLETAAVTGNPVVIGTTGMTNEELAQVEEFAKKVPVFLAPNMSVGVNVLLKILPELVRMLGPAYDMEMTEIHHNKKVDSPSGTALKLAQCMAEARGLVYDEVKKHCRDGIVGARTKDELGVMAVRGGDVVGDHTAYFLGPGERIEVTHRAHSRETFAQGALRAAGWIADKKPGKVYSMADIF, encoded by the coding sequence ATGACTGATATAGTAATTATGGGCGCAAAAGGACGTATGGGGGATACTCTGGTTCGTCTGACTCAGCAAAGTGATGATCTGAATCTTGCAGGGGTTCTTGAGCGTTCCGGTTGCGAAGAGGGGCTTGATTCACTTAATTGTGTCTGCGGAACTTCTCCCGAAGAAGTTCTTACTAAAGTTCCCGGTGCGGTTGTTATTGATTTTACTGCTCCGGCCGTTACCCTTAAACTGCTCGAAACGGCAGCTGTTACAGGTAATCCGGTTGTTATCGGTACTACCGGAATGACCAATGAAGAACTTGCCCAAGTTGAAGAATTTGCTAAAAAAGTTCCGGTTTTTCTTGCTCCGAATATGAGCGTAGGCGTAAATGTGCTGCTCAAAATTCTGCCCGAACTGGTTCGTATGCTCGGACCTGCATATGATATGGAAATGACTGAAATCCATCATAACAAAAAAGTCGACTCCCCAAGCGGAACAGCACTTAAGCTCGCCCAGTGCATGGCTGAGGCTCGCGGCCTTGTGTATGATGAAGTTAAAAAGCATTGCCGTGACGGCATTGTCGGCGCAAGAACCAAAGATGAACTTGGTGTAATGGCCGTTCGCGGCGGTGATGTTGTCGGCGACCATACCGCTTATTTTCTTGGACCCGGTGAACGTATCGAGGTCACACATAGAGCGCATTCCCGTGAAACTTTTGCTCAAGGTGCTCTACGCGCGGCTGGCTGGATTGCAGACAAAAAGCCCGGCAAAGTTTATTCAATGGCAGACATTTTCTAG
- a CDS encoding potassium transporter Kup: MQKNNENKRQAALALGALGVVFGDIGTSPLYAIKACFSGHHAVALNTGNVLGVLSLIIWSLFIVICLKYVTFVMAADNDGEGGIFALYELVCPKGTHKSFSFMLIATLLGGALLYGDGVITPAISVLSAIEGLDIATTAAHQYTTHIACTILLVLFAFQSSGTDKIGRLFGPVMLTWFGVIGVSGFCAAVQNLEVLEAFSPFHAIRFFAENGIAGCMVLGAVVLCVTGGEALFADMGHFGRKPITQAWYFIALPSLLLNYLGQGAMLINTPEAIINPFFSLFPKFLLLPMVGLATFAAIIASQAIISGAFSLTAQAVHLGFIPRIRINQTSEDNPGQVYVRSVNWIMAVLCILLVVFFKESENLAGAYGIAITGTMVVTTYLFWFYLRKIRGWTLVPAALLVTFFACFDLGFFIVNFTKIMGGGWFPILLAGLIAYVMFVWIWGRAKMHRQLRERGLEVAELEPEIEKYMLAKVPGEAVFLSASNFVPHAFIRHLRNNRVVHEKLVFLRVQTANEPFVDSRKRISVKKLEHNISWLTVTYGFMEKPNLSLVLVQAWNQLGISSMESSFYLGRTLMQFNEENSRQKLKRKLFIILSSMAEEPLDYLKIPAEKVVTIGTAVKI, translated from the coding sequence ATGCAGAAAAATAATGAAAATAAACGACAGGCAGCTTTAGCCCTAGGGGCGCTAGGAGTTGTATTCGGCGATATCGGAACCAGTCCGCTTTATGCGATTAAGGCTTGTTTCAGTGGACATCATGCTGTTGCCCTTAATACAGGAAACGTGCTGGGTGTACTTTCCCTTATAATCTGGTCGTTGTTTATAGTTATCTGCTTGAAATATGTAACTTTTGTAATGGCTGCGGATAATGACGGAGAGGGTGGGATTTTTGCTTTGTATGAATTGGTTTGCCCGAAAGGGACTCACAAATCATTTTCATTTATGCTTATCGCAACGTTGCTTGGCGGGGCTTTGCTTTATGGGGATGGCGTTATTACCCCTGCAATTTCGGTCCTTTCAGCGATCGAGGGATTGGATATAGCTACCACTGCTGCTCATCAATATACAACTCATATTGCGTGTACAATTCTGCTGGTTCTTTTTGCTTTTCAAAGTAGTGGTACAGATAAAATAGGAAGGTTGTTCGGTCCGGTTATGCTGACCTGGTTCGGGGTGATCGGAGTTTCCGGATTTTGCGCAGCGGTTCAGAATCTGGAGGTTTTAGAGGCCTTCAGCCCGTTTCATGCGATTCGGTTTTTTGCAGAAAACGGAATCGCCGGATGTATGGTTCTTGGAGCTGTTGTCCTTTGTGTTACCGGCGGAGAAGCTTTGTTTGCAGATATGGGGCATTTCGGGCGAAAGCCTATTACGCAGGCATGGTATTTTATTGCTTTGCCCAGCCTGCTTCTTAATTATCTGGGGCAGGGCGCAATGCTGATTAACACTCCGGAAGCCATAATTAATCCTTTTTTTAGTTTGTTTCCAAAATTTCTGCTTCTACCTATGGTCGGGCTGGCAACTTTTGCAGCAATAATTGCCTCACAAGCGATCATTTCAGGGGCTTTTTCGTTGACAGCTCAAGCTGTTCATCTTGGATTTATCCCGCGAATACGCATCAATCAAACTTCAGAGGATAATCCGGGACAAGTTTATGTCCGTTCAGTGAACTGGATTATGGCCGTACTATGTATCCTTCTGGTTGTTTTTTTTAAAGAATCAGAAAATCTGGCTGGGGCATATGGTATAGCAATCACTGGTACAATGGTTGTAACAACCTATCTTTTCTGGTTTTATTTGCGAAAGATTCGTGGCTGGACTTTAGTCCCCGCCGCACTTCTTGTTACTTTCTTTGCGTGCTTTGACCTTGGCTTTTTTATTGTTAATTTCACTAAGATTATGGGTGGCGGGTGGTTTCCGATCTTGCTTGCCGGATTGATTGCATATGTAATGTTTGTCTGGATCTGGGGCAGGGCCAAGATGCACAGGCAGCTGCGGGAAAGAGGGCTTGAAGTTGCAGAGCTGGAACCGGAGATAGAAAAATATATGCTGGCCAAGGTTCCGGGCGAAGCTGTATTTTTATCTGCTTCGAATTTTGTTCCCCATGCATTTATCCGGCATTTGCGAAACAACAGGGTGGTCCATGAAAAACTGGTTTTTTTGCGGGTGCAGACAGCGAACGAACCATTTGTTGATTCTCGTAAACGCATTTCAGTAAAAAAACTTGAGCATAATATTTCATGGCTGACAGTAACTTATGGTTTTATGGAAAAACCTAATCTGTCCCTTGTTCTGGTTCAGGCATGGAACCAGCTGGGAATCAGCAGTATGGAAAGCTCTTTTTATTTAGGCCGAACATTGATGCAGTTTAATGAAGAGAATTCAAGGCAAAAGTTAAAAAGGAAACTTTTTATAATTTTAAGTTCAATGGCAGAAGAACCGCTGGATTATCTGAAAATTCCGGCAGAGAAGGTCGTTACCATCGGTACTGCTGTAAAGATATAG
- a CDS encoding BRCT domain-containing protein, producing MTKQDQKKVEELVKTLDKHNENYRRGMPTISDVRYDELVEQLRELAPDHPFITRVEPENFSEKVEVRHPRPMLSTEKAYTVEEVERFVARVEKEARALGLSGVEYRVTPKLDGLAARDDGKVFATRGNGEVGYEISSAFAKGVIAIGGRGQGVGEIVCSRDYFDEHLADKFEHPRNMVVGIITSDNVNEASKQALQDEAVRFVPYSTLPKKVVSGEELVRDVWDITEELWAAVDYPLDGMVAEVTDADLQDALGATAHHYRWQIAIKKKGESAVTEVEGIRWQVGRMGAVTPVMEVRPVSVSGATIRNVTAHNAGMLRDHSIGIGAMIRIIRSGEVIPKLEEVLKPAEKVELLSNCPSCNAELFWQNDFLKCPDFNCPARVEQRLEYWFKTLGNADWFGKKTIAKLVAAGRNTLESVYTMGEDDFKKLGFGPIQSSNLAEAIYISRTKETDDWRFMAAFGIPDLGKADSRKLLGHFKLEDIVNVKQEDLLEIHGFGEITSRSVTAGIAAVKETILHMLDFNFNLRRTPLIKDTKEMDNPIAGKGIVFTGKMVQGTREDMQAAARRMGAKVQTSVSGKTDFLVCGSNVGAKKVEKAEAKGVTVVKEDWFMDIVNEG from the coding sequence ATGACCAAACAAGATCAAAAAAAAGTAGAAGAGCTGGTAAAAACGCTCGATAAACATAATGAAAACTATCGCCGTGGTATGCCTACAATCAGTGATGTTAGATATGACGAACTGGTAGAGCAACTGCGTGAACTTGCGCCGGACCATCCGTTTATTACTCGTGTGGAGCCTGAAAATTTTAGCGAAAAGGTTGAGGTCAGACATCCCAGACCGATGCTATCTACCGAGAAAGCCTACACCGTTGAGGAAGTGGAGCGTTTTGTTGCACGAGTAGAGAAGGAAGCCCGTGCTTTGGGACTTAGCGGGGTTGAGTATAGAGTTACGCCTAAACTTGATGGACTGGCCGCCCGTGATGATGGAAAAGTTTTTGCAACGCGTGGCAACGGCGAAGTCGGCTATGAAATATCAAGCGCATTTGCCAAGGGCGTTATCGCTATCGGCGGGCGCGGGCAGGGCGTTGGTGAAATTGTTTGCAGCCGCGATTATTTTGATGAACATTTGGCTGATAAATTTGAGCATCCGCGTAATATGGTTGTGGGCATTATTACCTCGGATAATGTCAATGAGGCTTCAAAGCAGGCTTTGCAGGATGAAGCTGTCCGTTTTGTCCCGTACAGCACACTGCCGAAAAAAGTTGTCAGCGGCGAAGAGCTTGTGCGTGATGTCTGGGATATTACCGAGGAGCTTTGGGCTGCTGTCGATTATCCCTTGGACGGTATGGTTGCAGAGGTGACCGATGCTGATCTGCAGGATGCCCTTGGAGCAACGGCGCATCATTATCGCTGGCAGATTGCAATTAAGAAGAAAGGCGAATCAGCAGTGACCGAGGTGGAAGGAATTCGCTGGCAGGTCGGGCGTATGGGCGCAGTTACACCTGTTATGGAAGTTCGGCCTGTTTCTGTTTCGGGGGCGACTATCCGAAATGTTACTGCTCATAATGCGGGAATGCTTCGTGATCATTCCATAGGCATAGGGGCAATGATCAGAATTATTCGCAGTGGCGAAGTGATCCCTAAGCTTGAGGAGGTTTTAAAACCTGCTGAAAAAGTTGAGCTGCTGTCTAATTGCCCATCGTGTAATGCGGAACTCTTCTGGCAGAACGATTTTTTGAAATGTCCGGATTTTAATTGTCCGGCACGGGTCGAACAGCGTTTGGAATATTGGTTCAAAACATTGGGCAATGCTGACTGGTTCGGTAAAAAGACAATTGCCAAACTGGTCGCCGCCGGCCGCAATACCCTTGAATCTGTGTATACTATGGGTGAAGATGATTTTAAGAAGTTAGGATTCGGACCGATTCAATCGTCAAACCTTGCGGAAGCCATTTATATCAGCCGAACCAAAGAAACTGATGATTGGCGGTTTATGGCGGCTTTTGGTATTCCTGATCTGGGTAAAGCTGACAGCCGTAAGCTTTTAGGTCATTTTAAACTTGAGGATATCGTTAACGTGAAGCAGGAAGACCTGCTTGAAATCCACGGATTCGGCGAGATAACCAGCCGTTCAGTGACTGCTGGAATTGCAGCGGTTAAAGAAACTATTCTTCATATGCTGGATTTTAATTTTAATTTGAGACGAACTCCATTAATTAAAGACACCAAAGAGATGGATAACCCCATTGCCGGAAAAGGTATCGTTTTTACCGGTAAAATGGTGCAGGGAACCCGTGAAGATATGCAGGCTGCGGCTCGTCGCATGGGCGCAAAGGTGCAGACTTCTGTGAGCGGTAAGACTGATTTTCTCGTTTGCGGCAGCAATGTCGGCGCAAAAAAGGTGGAAAAAGCAGAAGCCAAAGGTGTCACTGTCGTGAAAGAAGACTGGTTCATGGATATCGTGAACGAAGGTTGA
- a CDS encoding Hpt domain-containing protein — protein sequence MNNLEVINKEWLDSMASTKKEFLTKLFSVFLRDEPARVSKIRVALESESMDELKFLAHSLKGAAATMGADRVREACLNLEYSARDGDKKLSMKNLAQLEHEMKLVYDFMTEFVH from the coding sequence ATGAACAATCTTGAAGTAATAAATAAAGAATGGCTGGACTCAATGGCCTCGACAAAAAAAGAGTTTCTAACCAAACTTTTTTCCGTATTTCTCAGAGATGAGCCGGCAAGAGTTTCAAAAATCAGAGTAGCACTCGAATCCGAATCTATGGATGAGCTTAAGTTTCTTGCACACTCCCTTAAGGGAGCTGCGGCAACTATGGGGGCGGATAGAGTTAGAGAAGCCTGCCTTAATCTTGAATACAGTGCTCGCGACGGAGATAAAAAACTGTCCATGAAAAACCTTGCACAGCTCGAACATGAAATGAAACTTGTATATGATTTCATGACCGAATTTGTGCACTAA
- a CDS encoding potassium channel family protein: MKSKSIFVKLLRLRRDLGLFWGLISGFIYMTLVFIGGIIGYMWLEGWNFLNSFYMVVITLSTVGFMEVLPLSDEGRIMTSFLILGGVGGFAYLIGAFSQLLVEGRLQAILGRRRMQKTIGKLREHIIICGYGRIGAIVAQEVMDEGLEVVVIESNPELISNMEAAGIACIDGDATKDDILKMAGLDNAKTLIAALSDEAANVYVTLIARQSNPDVNIIARGNNQTSISRLEFAGADRVVLPHTIGGIRMAQSVLRPTVTNFLDIAMRGKIDLQMEELFVTEDSELVGLDLIQSKIRPRFNLIIIAIRKKSGEMVFNPGPKEVIEAADTLLTVGKLTDLSAIEKIL, translated from the coding sequence ATGAAATCCAAATCCATATTTGTAAAGCTACTCCGTCTCAGACGTGACTTAGGTCTGTTCTGGGGCCTGATTTCCGGGTTCATATATATGACTCTGGTCTTTATCGGCGGTATTATCGGATATATGTGGTTGGAAGGCTGGAATTTTCTGAACAGTTTTTACATGGTAGTGATCACACTTTCCACCGTGGGGTTTATGGAGGTTCTACCTCTTTCGGATGAAGGTAGAATTATGACTTCCTTTCTGATCCTCGGTGGGGTCGGTGGTTTTGCATATTTGATCGGTGCTTTTTCTCAGCTGCTTGTTGAAGGGCGGTTGCAAGCAATTCTCGGGAGACGCAGAATGCAAAAGACAATAGGTAAGCTCAGAGAACATATAATTATCTGCGGTTATGGCAGAATCGGAGCCATTGTGGCTCAAGAAGTGATGGATGAAGGACTTGAAGTTGTAGTCATTGAAAGTAATCCTGAACTTATATCCAATATGGAGGCTGCCGGAATTGCCTGCATTGATGGTGATGCCACAAAAGATGATATTCTTAAAATGGCCGGACTGGATAATGCCAAGACTCTCATTGCCGCACTTTCTGATGAAGCTGCCAATGTTTATGTTACTTTAATTGCCCGTCAGTCCAATCCAGATGTTAATATTATTGCACGCGGCAACAATCAGACCAGCATTTCACGTCTGGAATTTGCCGGCGCGGACCGTGTGGTGCTGCCGCATACCATCGGTGGAATCCGCATGGCTCAATCTGTTTTGCGCCCTACGGTAACAAACTTTCTCGACATTGCCATGCGCGGTAAAATTGATCTGCAAATGGAAGAGCTTTTTGTTACCGAAGATTCAGAGTTAGTCGGGCTGGACCTGATTCAGTCCAAAATCCGTCCGCGCTTCAACCTGATCATTATTGCCATAAGAAAAAAATCCGGAGAGATGGTTTTCAACCCCGGCCCCAAAGAAGTAATCGAAGCAGCCGACACCTTGCTCACTGTAGGCAAGTTAACTGACCTGTCAGCCATTGAAAAGATTTTATAA
- the uvrB gene encoding excinuclease ABC subunit UvrB, protein MSAKFELVSDYTLKGDQPQAVKELVDNIKHGVQDQVLLGATGTGKTFAIANVVQQLNRPTLVMAPNKTLAAQLFNEFKALFPHNAVEYFVSYYDYYQPEAYLPHSDTFIEKDSSINDDIDKLRHSATHALLTRRDVLIVASVSCIYGLGSPEFYSKMIIPVEEGQELSMEKLMDCLVEVQYDRNDYDFHRGTFRVRGDVIEIIPAYSREQALRIEFFGDEIDSILETDPLTGEVTGRRRKTVIYPASHFVSDKDNLERAREEIRTELSNTLVRYKKENKLIEAQRIEQRTMYDLEMIEEIGYCSGIENYSRHLDGRKEGDPPATLIHYFPDDFLLFMDESHIAVPQVGAMYNGDRSRKTTLVNFGFRLPSALDNRPLCFDEFLDKIGQTVYVSATPGPWEIERSQGLVVEQIIRPTGLLDPEVEIRPVKGQMDDLLAECKEREKRGERVLITTLTKRMSEDLTDYFNQMGVEAKYLHSDIDTMERMAIIQSLRAGEFTALVGINLLREGLDIPEVSLVAILDADKEGFLRSTRSLIQTFGRAARNSGGKVYLYADRITNSMRTAMDETSRRRLKQMEYNKQHGIIPQTIRKSLDNMLGTLYSDSWSGKEVKIAAEDVAEYGLSPAKMEKEVRKLEKEMRKYAAELEFEKAAELRDRVQVLRERIISLG, encoded by the coding sequence ATGTCAGCCAAATTTGAACTTGTCAGCGACTATACATTAAAAGGTGACCAGCCGCAGGCCGTGAAAGAACTGGTGGACAACATCAAGCATGGCGTTCAGGATCAAGTGCTTCTCGGTGCTACCGGTACCGGCAAAACTTTTGCTATAGCCAATGTTGTGCAGCAGCTTAACCGCCCGACACTGGTCATGGCTCCCAATAAAACTCTGGCTGCGCAGCTTTTCAATGAATTCAAAGCCTTATTCCCGCATAATGCCGTTGAATATTTTGTAAGCTATTACGATTATTATCAGCCTGAAGCTTATCTTCCGCACTCTGATACTTTTATTGAAAAAGATTCATCCATTAATGATGATATTGATAAGTTGCGGCACTCTGCCACGCATGCTCTGCTGACCCGGCGCGATGTGCTGATTGTGGCTTCTGTATCATGTATTTACGGTCTTGGCTCGCCTGAGTTCTACTCCAAGATGATTATTCCTGTTGAAGAAGGGCAGGAACTTTCCATGGAAAAATTGATGGATTGCTTGGTTGAAGTTCAATATGATCGGAATGATTATGATTTTCATCGTGGAACTTTCCGTGTGCGTGGCGATGTCATTGAAATAATTCCAGCCTACAGTCGCGAACAGGCTTTAAGAATTGAATTTTTCGGCGATGAAATTGATTCCATTTTAGAAACAGATCCGCTTACCGGAGAAGTCACCGGCCGCAGACGCAAAACAGTTATCTATCCGGCAAGTCACTTTGTTTCAGACAAGGATAATCTTGAGCGTGCACGGGAAGAGATCCGCACTGAACTTTCGAATACTTTAGTCAGATATAAAAAAGAAAACAAGCTCATTGAAGCCCAGCGCATTGAACAGCGCACGATGTATGATCTGGAAATGATTGAAGAGATCGGTTATTGCAGTGGTATCGAAAACTATTCCCGTCATCTCGATGGTCGTAAAGAGGGTGATCCGCCGGCTACACTTATCCACTATTTCCCTGACGATTTTTTGCTTTTTATGGATGAGTCTCATATCGCTGTCCCGCAGGTAGGGGCTATGTATAATGGTGACCGTTCCCGCAAAACCACTCTTGTAAATTTCGGCTTTAGACTTCCTTCTGCGCTTGATAACAGGCCGTTATGCTTCGATGAATTCCTTGATAAAATCGGGCAGACCGTTTATGTCTCCGCAACCCCCGGACCGTGGGAGATTGAACGGTCGCAAGGACTTGTGGTTGAACAGATCATTCGTCCTACAGGACTTCTTGATCCTGAAGTGGAGATCCGTCCGGTTAAAGGGCAGATGGATGATCTGCTTGCAGAGTGCAAAGAGCGTGAAAAAAGAGGTGAACGCGTATTGATCACCACCCTGACCAAACGTATGTCAGAAGATTTAACTGACTATTTTAATCAGATGGGGGTGGAGGCCAAGTATCTGCATTCCGACATTGATACAATGGAGCGCATGGCGATTATTCAATCATTGCGGGCCGGAGAATTCACTGCTTTGGTCGGTATCAATCTTCTTCGAGAAGGTCTTGATATTCCCGAAGTATCTCTTGTTGCAATTCTTGATGCTGACAAAGAGGGCTTTTTGCGTTCAACGCGTTCACTTATCCAGACTTTTGGGCGAGCCGCTCGAAATTCGGGTGGTAAAGTTTATCTGTATGCAGACAGAATTACAAACTCCATGCGCACGGCTATGGATGAAACCTCACGCCGCCGTCTGAAGCAGATGGAGTACAACAAACAGCATGGAATCATTCCGCAAACCATCCGTAAATCACTGGATAATATGCTGGGAACATTGTATTCTGACAGCTGGTCGGGCAAAGAAGTCAAAATTGCTGCTGAAGATGTGGCTGAGTACGGGCTTAGTCCTGCTAAAATGGAAAAAGAAGTTCGTAAACTTGAAAAAGAGATGCGTAAATATGCGGCTGAACTTGAATTTGAAAAAGCCGCAGAATTGCGTGACCGAGTTCAGGTTTTACGAGAAAGAATAATCAGTCTGGGCTAG
- the aat gene encoding leucyl/phenylalanyl-tRNA--protein transferase, whose amino-acid sequence MVVYRLIEDPIFPHPEEAEPDGLLAVGGDLSPERLLSAYAAGIFPWYDDKSPILWWSLDPRLVLFFDKLHISRRVKRKIRKKEYTVTIDRAFESVIANCAKKIRPGQDGTWIIPEMVAAYINLHKLGFAHSIEVWNSEGELAGGLYGVSLGRVFSGESMFFLEPDTSKIGFSYLVQYLKNREFHFVDCQQPTDHLKSLGAQEMDRDDFLEMLDEAIEFSALRGKWEFLPGEYEQITQFLVD is encoded by the coding sequence ATGGTAGTATATAGATTAATTGAAGATCCGATCTTCCCACATCCTGAAGAAGCTGAGCCTGATGGATTGCTGGCTGTCGGCGGTGATTTAAGTCCTGAACGGCTTTTATCTGCTTATGCAGCAGGTATTTTCCCATGGTACGATGATAAATCGCCAATTTTATGGTGGTCACTTGATCCCCGTCTGGTTTTATTTTTTGATAAATTACATATTTCACGGCGTGTAAAACGAAAGATAAGAAAAAAAGAATATACAGTAACTATAGATAGGGCTTTTGAAAGCGTGATTGCAAATTGCGCAAAAAAGATTCGCCCCGGTCAAGACGGAACATGGATCATTCCGGAAATGGTTGCTGCTTACATCAACCTGCACAAGCTGGGTTTTGCGCACAGCATTGAAGTCTGGAACAGCGAAGGAGAACTTGCCGGCGGACTCTATGGAGTCTCTCTGGGAAGAGTCTTCTCCGGTGAATCCATGTTTTTTTTAGAACCGGATACATCTAAAATCGGATTTTCTTATTTGGTGCAATATCTTAAAAACCGCGAATTTCATTTTGTTGACTGCCAGCAGCCGACTGATCATTTGAAATCACTGGGTGCGCAGGAAATGGATAGAGATGACTTTCTGGAAATGCTTGATGAAGCAATAGAATTTTCTGCCCTGAGAGGAAAGTGGGAGTTTTTACCCGGTGAGTATGAGCAGATAACGCAGTTTTTAGTTGATTAG